GGGTGCGTGTCACCTTCTGGAGAGGAAAATTAGCTTGGAAGTGTCCCCAAGCTCGGAGTGCCTCATGACCCCCGCAGACCACGCTCAACTCCAACAGCATGTCGCGGCAATCGCTGACATCCTCTATCGCAACACGCCAACAGACCAGCTCCAGACCCTCGAAGGGATCGAGCAGACCTGGCGCGCCCAAGCCCAACAGACCGTCCTGCCCCAACTGGGAATTTTTTTGTCACGGCAGCTACGCAGACAACTGCCGGCTACCCCCGACAGGTGAAAAGCATCCTCGGGTCCTTGACCCTAACCAGCGAGCAAGCCCAGCGCTTGCAACTCAAGCCTCGCAGCCAACTGAGCCCGCTGCTCGAGCGCTGCTGTCTGCGCGTGAGTGCCAACGTTTCCTACCAGCACACGGCGGAGGATATCGAACTGCTCACCGGCATCCCGGTCAGTGCCAAAACTCAACACCGCTTGGTACATCGCCAGTCTTTTCCGGCACCCCAGGCCAGCGCGCCCGTGACGGAAGCTAGTCTGGATGGGGGCACGGTGCGTTTGGTGGTGAAGCCCGGACAGCCACCGCGCTGGAAACAATACAAGGCCGCGTATCTGGGTCCGGGGAAACTCTACGGTGCCTGGTTTGACGACAACGCCGCCTTGGTTACCT
Above is a genomic segment from Rubidibacter lacunae KORDI 51-2 containing:
- a CDS encoding ISKra4 family transposase (programmed frameshift); this encodes MTPADHAQLQQHVAAIADILYRNTPTDQLQTLEGIEQTWRAQAQQTVLPQLGNFFVTAATQTTAGYPRQVKSILGSLTLTSEQAQRLQLKPRSQLSPLLERCCLRVSANVSYQHTAEDIELLTGIPVSAKTQHRLVHRQSFPAPQASAPVTEASLDGGTVRLVVKPGQPPRWKQYKAAYLGPGKLYGAWFDDNAALVTWLNEQPLAKPVTCLGDGHDGIWNLFAQMPPTVERREVLDWYHLMENLEKVGGTPQRRRRQARQLLWQGKVAATRALFKNCRQHQAQCFRRYLRKHRVRIPNYEYLQSEEVCAIGSGGVESTVKQIDQRLKISGARWEEDNVPQVLAHRCAYLNKRL